One part of the Carassius gibelio isolate Cgi1373 ecotype wild population from Czech Republic chromosome B6, carGib1.2-hapl.c, whole genome shotgun sequence genome encodes these proteins:
- the LOC127959786 gene encoding sodium/potassium-transporting ATPase subunit beta-233 translates to MSANKNADGGWKSFIWNSEKKEFLGRTGCSWFKIFIFYVIFYGCLAGIFIGTIQAMLMTLSNFKPTYQDRVAPPGLSHSPRPDKAEISYSIKEESYKPYVDHIKKFLKAYDPENQIDTTKFDDCGEQLKTYTDRGPLESDEGVRKACRFDRAWLKDCAGIGKKDEDFGFNEGKPCLIVKLNRIVNFRPRPPSSNDSIPEPAHPNVQPNLIPIHCTNKREEDAEHLGPIEYFGLGPGFPLQYYPYYGKLLHPNYLQPLVAVKFHNITRGYEMRIECKVYGENIYYNEKDRYQGRFDIKITINS, encoded by the exons ATGTCTGCAAATAAAAATGCTGATGGCGGATGGAAGTCCTTTATCTGGAATTCTGAAAAGAAGGAATTTTTAGGACGCACAGGCTGCAGTTGGT tcaAAATCTTCATCTTCTACGTAATCTTCTATGGCTGCTTGGCTGGAATTTTCATTGGCACCATCCAGGCCATGCTCATGACTCTCAGCAACTTCAAGCCCACATACCAGGACAGGGTTGCACCCCCAG GCTTATCACACTCCCCGCGCCCGGACAAAGCGGAGATCAGCTACTCAATCAAGGAAGAGAGTTACAAGCCATATGTGGATCATATTAAGAAGTTTCTGAAAGCATACGACCCTGAAAATCAGATCGACACGACCAAATTTGATGACTGTGGAG AACAACTCAAGACCTATACGGATCGTGGACCTCTGGAGAGCGATGAAGGTGTGAGGAAGGCCTGCCGCTTCGATAGAGCCTGGCTGAAGGATTGTGCAGGGATAGGAAAGAAAGATGAGGACTTTGGCTTCAATGAAGGCAAGCCCTGCCTCATTGTTAAACTTAACAGGATTGTGAACTTTAGGCCACGG CCTCCAAGTTCAAATGATAGCATCCCTGAGCCAGCCCATCCTAACGTTCAGCCGAATCTGATTCCAATCCACTGCACAAACAAG AGAGAAGAGGATGCAGAACATCTTGGACCGATCGAGTACTTCGGGCTGGGGCCTGGCTTCCCCCTCCAGTATTATCCTTACTACGGCAAGCTGCTACATCCCAATTACCTCCAGCCTCTGGTGGCCGTCAAGTTCCACAACATCACTAGAGGTTACGAAATGCGCATAGAGTGTAAAGTATACGGAGAGAACATCTATTACAACGAGAAGGACCGGTATCAGGGACGTTTTGACATCAAAATCACCATCAACTCATGA